One Peromyscus leucopus breed LL Stock chromosome 20, UCI_PerLeu_2.1, whole genome shotgun sequence genomic region harbors:
- the Ankrd46 gene encoding ankyrin repeat domain-containing protein 46 yields MSYVFVNDSSQTNVPLLQACIDGDFTYSKRLLESGFDPNIRDSRGRTGLHLAAARGNVDICQLLHKFGADPLATDYQGNTALHLCGHVDTIQFLVSNGLKIDICNHQGATPLVLAKRRGVNKDVIRLLESLEEQEVKGFNRGAHSKLETMQTAESESAMESHSLLNPSLQQGEGVLSSFRTTWQEFVEDLGFWRVLLLLLVIALLSLGIAYYVSGVLPFVDNQPELVH; encoded by the exons ATGTCCTACGTGTTTGTGAACGACTCTTCCCAGACTAATGTGCCCTTGCTCCAAGCCTGCATCGATGGAGACTTCACCTACTCGAAGCGGCTGTTGGAGAGTGGCTTCGACCCAAATATCCGAGACAGCAGGGGCAGAACAGGCCTTCACCTCGCCGCGGCCCGAGGGAACGTGGACATCTGCCAGCTGCTGCATAAATTTGGTGCTGATCCACTGGCCACGGATTATCAGGGGAACACTGCCCTCCACCTGTGTGGCCACGTGGACACCATCCAGTTCTTAGTTTCCAACGGACTCAAAATTGATATTTG CAATCATCAGGGTGCTACCCCCTTGGTTCTGGCCAAGCGCCGGGGCGTGAACAAGGATGTCATCCGACTGCTGGAGTCTTTGGAAGAACAGGAGGTGAAGGGGTTCAACAGAGGCGCACACTCGAAGCTGGAGACCATGCAGACGGCAGAGAGCGAAAG TGCCATGGAAAGCCATTCTCTGCTCAACCCCAGCCTCCAGCAAGGTGAAGGAGTCCTGTCCAGCTTCCGGACCACGTGGCAGGAGTTCGTGGAGGACCTGGGCTTCTGGAGGGTCCTGCTCTTGCTCCTGGTCATTGCTTTGCTATCTCTGGGCATTGCCTACTATGTGAGTGGGGTGCTGCCCTTCGTGGACAACCAGCCCGAGCTGGTCCATTGA